From Emcibacter nanhaiensis, one genomic window encodes:
- the moaA gene encoding GTP 3',8-cyclase MoaA encodes MIDPFGRHITYLRLSVTDRCDFRCQYCMAENMQFLPKSDVLSLEELEILCTAFIANGVKKIRLTGGEPLVRKNMMSLIDNLGQYVKDNIIEELTLTTNGSQLAKYASGLYEAGVRRINVSVDTLDEAKFRHITRWGNLDQVLHGIRAAQDAGLAIKINMVALKGINDDEIGQMLDWCVRNQMDLTLIETMPLGEIDVNRHEQYLSLQQVREQLADSWELAESDYRTGGPARYYSVGSSGRKLGMITPMSHNFCDSCNRIRVTCTGQLFMCLGHEDNIDLREVLRNHQGDRQAVEQAIISAISKKPERHYFTIDPEHNRPTLQRHMSMTGG; translated from the coding sequence ATGATCGATCCGTTCGGACGGCATATCACTTATTTGCGCCTATCGGTCACCGACAGGTGTGATTTCCGGTGCCAGTACTGCATGGCGGAAAATATGCAGTTCCTGCCCAAATCCGATGTGCTCAGCCTCGAGGAACTGGAAATCCTCTGCACGGCCTTCATTGCCAACGGCGTTAAAAAGATCAGGCTGACCGGCGGTGAACCGCTGGTCCGCAAAAACATGATGTCGCTGATCGACAACCTGGGCCAGTATGTGAAGGACAACATCATTGAGGAGTTGACCCTGACCACAAACGGCAGCCAGTTGGCAAAATATGCCAGCGGCCTCTATGAGGCCGGCGTGCGCCGGATCAATGTCTCCGTCGATACCCTGGATGAAGCCAAGTTCCGCCATATTACCCGCTGGGGCAACCTGGACCAGGTCCTGCACGGCATCCGCGCGGCCCAGGACGCCGGCCTTGCCATCAAGATCAACATGGTGGCGTTGAAAGGCATCAATGACGATGAAATCGGACAGATGCTGGACTGGTGCGTGCGCAACCAGATGGACCTGACCCTGATCGAGACCATGCCGCTGGGGGAAATCGACGTCAACCGACACGAACAATATCTGTCCCTGCAACAGGTCCGGGAACAGCTGGCCGACAGTTGGGAGCTGGCGGAAAGCGACTACCGCACCGGCGGCCCGGCCCGCTATTATTCCGTCGGCAGCAGCGGCAGGAAACTGGGCATGATCACCCCCATGAGCCATAATTTCTGCGACAGCTGCAACCGGATCCGCGTGACCTGTACCGGCCAGCTTTTCATGTGCCTGGGGCATGAGGACAATATTGACCTGCGCGAGGTTTTGCGGAATCATCAGGGAGACCGGCAGGCCGTGGAACAAGCCATAATTTCTGCGATCTCCAAAAAGCCGGAACGGCATTATTTCACTATTGATCCGGAACACAACCGGCCGACCCTGCAACGTCACATGAGTATGACCGGCGGATAA